Proteins encoded in a region of the Loxodonta africana isolate mLoxAfr1 chromosome 22, mLoxAfr1.hap2, whole genome shotgun sequence genome:
- the TMEM43 gene encoding transmembrane protein 43 isoform X2 → MAANYSSTANRREHTKTTASPQPGFLERLSKTSGGMFVGLMTFLLSFYIIFTNEGRALKTATSLAEGLSLVVSPDSIHSVAPENEGRLVHIIGALRTSKLLTDPNYGVHIPAVKLRRHVEMYQWVETEESREYTENGQVKTETRYSYNTEWKSEIVSSKNFDREIGHKNPSAMAVESFTATAPFVQIGRFFLSAGLIDKVDNFKPLSLSKLEDPHVDIIRRGDFFYHSENPKYPEVGDLRVSFSYAGLSGDDPDLGPAHVVTVVARQRGDQLVPYSTKSGDTLLLLHHGDFSAEEVFHREQKSNSLKTWGLRATGWMAMFMGLNLMTRILYTLDDTERKTEVRGPRR, encoded by the exons ATGGCCGCGAAC TACTCCAGTACGGCTAACAGAAGAGAACACACGAAAACAACAGCAAGCCCCCAGCCAGGCTTCCTGGAGCGGCTTAGCAAGACCTCGGGTGGCATGTTTGTGGGGCTCATGACCTTCCTGCTCTCCTTCTACATAATTTTCACCAATGAG GGCCGCGCGTTGAAGACGGCGACCTCCCTGGCTGAGGGGCTCTCGCTTGTGGTGTCCCCGGACAGCATCCACAGTGTGGCTCCGGAGAACGAGGGGAGGCTGGTGCACATCATAGGGGCCCTGCGGACTTCCAAG CTCTTGACTGATCCAAACTACGGGGTGCATATTCCAGCGGTGAAGCTGCGGCGCCACGTGGAGATGTACCAGTGGGTAGAGACGGAAGAGTCCAG GGAGTACACTGAGAATGGGCAGGTGAAGACGGAGACGAGGTACTCCTACA ATACCGAATGGAAGTCGGAAATTGTCAGCAGCAAAAACTTCGACCGGGAGATTGGGCACAAAAACCCCAG TGCGATGGCGGTGGAGTCATTCACGGCCACAGCCCCCTTTGTCCAAATTGGCAGGTTTTTCCTCTCGGCAG GCCTCATTGACAAAGTCGACAACTTTAAGCCACTGAGCCTGTCCAAGCTGGAGGACCCCCACGTGGACATCATCCGCCGGGGAGACTTTTTCTACCACAGTGAGAACCCTAAGTATCCAGAG GTGGGAGACCTGCGTGTCTCATTTTCCTACGCAGGACTGAGTGGCGATGACCCCGATCTGGGTCCTGCTCACGTG GTCACTGTGGTTGCCCGGCAGCGGGGTGACCAGCTAGTCCCATACTCCACCAAGTCTGGGGACACCTTGCTTCTCCTGCACCACGGGGACTTCTCAGCAGAG GAGGTGTTTCATAGAGAACAAAAGAGCAACTCCTTGAAGACCTGGGGCCTGCGGGCTACTGGCTGGATGGCCATGTTTATGGGCCTCAACCTCATGACCCGGATCCTCTATACCCTGG ATGATACAGAACGTAAAACAGAGGTGAGGGGTCCCAGAAGGTAG
- the TMEM43 gene encoding transmembrane protein 43 isoform X1 translates to MAANYSSTANRREHTKTTASPQPGFLERLSKTSGGMFVGLMTFLLSFYIIFTNEGRALKTATSLAEGLSLVVSPDSIHSVAPENEGRLVHIIGALRTSKLLTDPNYGVHIPAVKLRRHVEMYQWVETEESREYTENGQVKTETRYSYNTEWKSEIVSSKNFDREIGHKNPSAMAVESFTATAPFVQIGRFFLSAGLIDKVDNFKPLSLSKLEDPHVDIIRRGDFFYHSENPKYPEVGDLRVSFSYAGLSGDDPDLGPAHVVTVVARQRGDQLVPYSTKSGDTLLLLHHGDFSAEEVFHREQKSNSLKTWGLRATGWMAMFMGLNLMTRILYTLVDWFPVFRDLVNIGLKAFAFCVATSLTLLTVAAGWLFYRPLWALFIGCLALVPIIIARTRVPAKKLE, encoded by the exons ATGGCCGCGAAC TACTCCAGTACGGCTAACAGAAGAGAACACACGAAAACAACAGCAAGCCCCCAGCCAGGCTTCCTGGAGCGGCTTAGCAAGACCTCGGGTGGCATGTTTGTGGGGCTCATGACCTTCCTGCTCTCCTTCTACATAATTTTCACCAATGAG GGCCGCGCGTTGAAGACGGCGACCTCCCTGGCTGAGGGGCTCTCGCTTGTGGTGTCCCCGGACAGCATCCACAGTGTGGCTCCGGAGAACGAGGGGAGGCTGGTGCACATCATAGGGGCCCTGCGGACTTCCAAG CTCTTGACTGATCCAAACTACGGGGTGCATATTCCAGCGGTGAAGCTGCGGCGCCACGTGGAGATGTACCAGTGGGTAGAGACGGAAGAGTCCAG GGAGTACACTGAGAATGGGCAGGTGAAGACGGAGACGAGGTACTCCTACA ATACCGAATGGAAGTCGGAAATTGTCAGCAGCAAAAACTTCGACCGGGAGATTGGGCACAAAAACCCCAG TGCGATGGCGGTGGAGTCATTCACGGCCACAGCCCCCTTTGTCCAAATTGGCAGGTTTTTCCTCTCGGCAG GCCTCATTGACAAAGTCGACAACTTTAAGCCACTGAGCCTGTCCAAGCTGGAGGACCCCCACGTGGACATCATCCGCCGGGGAGACTTTTTCTACCACAGTGAGAACCCTAAGTATCCAGAG GTGGGAGACCTGCGTGTCTCATTTTCCTACGCAGGACTGAGTGGCGATGACCCCGATCTGGGTCCTGCTCACGTG GTCACTGTGGTTGCCCGGCAGCGGGGTGACCAGCTAGTCCCATACTCCACCAAGTCTGGGGACACCTTGCTTCTCCTGCACCACGGGGACTTCTCAGCAGAG GAGGTGTTTCATAGAGAACAAAAGAGCAACTCCTTGAAGACCTGGGGCCTGCGGGCTACTGGCTGGATGGCCATGTTTATGGGCCTCAACCTCATGACCCGGATCCTCTATACCCTGG TGGACTGGTTTCCTGTCTTCCGAGACCTGGTCAACATTGGCCTGAAAGCCTTTGCCTTCTGCGTGGCCACCTCACTGACCTTGTTGACTGTGGCTGCTGGGTGGCTCTTCTACCGGCCCCTGTGGGCCCTCTTCATCGGCTGCTTGGCATTGGTGCCCATCATCATTGCTCGGACACGGGTGCCGGCCAAAAAGCTGGAGTGA